The Lytechinus pictus isolate F3 Inbred chromosome 14, Lp3.0, whole genome shotgun sequence genomic sequence gctctggcggTTACAAGAGGGTTTTTTCCGATTTAGGCTTAGGTTTAAGAGGGCATAGTGGTAAACCCAGGgctgaagttggtcattccattagtgtgtggaattttaAACGGAggaattgtcgccagagcaaatgtcatggaacccccTTTCTTCCTCATTAAACAGGAAGTTATAGAAATGACTTACTAGTACAAGTACAATTCTTAATTCTTACCACGAGAGGGCGGTATACCAGATATCATCTCTCTCAAACTAAACTCCATTTGCTCCAAGAGTACATCCCTAATCCCCAAATTCATCTAGCTTGAATTAAGCTGGTGGTAATGATAGTTGCGCATTGAATTCCCTGGGAAAGTCCTATACAAAATCCCTATTGATGTAAAATACCCATGTATTCTGTTACCATCATTACAAACCAAatgattttgaacaaaataccCTGCAATTCTTATTGTTACAAAATCAAACATCAATGATTTTTGCGACAAAATTTATGCAGAGCAATGATATTGTTACAAAGACAATTGACAATAATAATTTCGTTACAATATCAATCAACAGATATGATTTTGTTGAATACACAATTGACAATAATGACTTTGTaacaaaattaatcaacagAAATGATTTTGTCGCACAATCAattaacaaaaatgtttttgttaCAAATAGTCCCAACTCCCTAGCTTCTTATCTTGTGTGCAAGACACCAGTCTTTGATAACCAGGTAGGATCGGATCCCAAAATGCAGTCTGGCATCAATACTGTACTTCGCCAAAACGTCAAGTCTTCATTTACCATGCTGCTCCATAGAGTTGTTAAATTCGTACACAGTAGAATGTAACTGTTGATATATGGTGTGCGCAATATCCTTTTGTCAGCATATCTGTATATTGGTACCTGGCTGATACGTGGAGTGGAGAATGTGCAAAACCTGCATGAAAGGCATTTGTAAATCcaatgatcatggtcaaagaaTATATCTTATGCACTTTGAGACACTGTTGTCCTGTCATAGTAAAGTGCTCAAAACACAGCAAGAGATCATTTCATGGAACAAATTGTCGGTGATATCTCCGACaattgttacaagctactgaaaacagtgcatctgattggctccgAGCAAATGAGATTGTTCAATTACTGTAGTTCATCAATCACTGTCTCGGCTCATGTATACTGGTCCAGACAACAACTTCAAGAGTCTTTCAAAGCTCTCCTGATTCTATACATGTACGAGACAGATTTGAAGATACATCGAGCATACTACACAATctttactttactttttttttctttctcctgaaTGTGTCTGCAATAATCGTGAGTTCCTTGCTTCATCAATCTCATTGCAGACTGTACAAGATAGAtcttatttcacattttctatGATACTGGTTACGTCGGTAATAATGGTGAGTTACTCGTTTCATCCATGTCAATGCGGATTATGTGTCATCAACTTCAATTGTCTTTCAGGGCTCACCTGATCCTAAACAAGATATtttcaaagacactacaagcaTATTTTACAACCTTTACTTTTCTCTCAATCTGCTTGTTTATAATTGCAAGTTACTTACTTCATCAATATCAAGGCTGACTATGTGCCAACTTCAAGTGTCTTTCAGGGTTCACCTAATCTATACGAGATAGATTCATAGACGCACCTGCAAATTTCACAACCTTTACTTTTATCCTGTACATGTCTGTCATAATAATGAGTTACTTGCTTCATCAATCCCTATGCTGACTATCTGCCAACAATTTCAAGTGTCTTTCAGGGTTCACCTGAGTCTATACGAGAAAGATTCGAAGACGCACCTGCAAATTTCacacccttttcttttttcctggATATGTCTGTCATAACGGTGAGTTACTTGCTTCATCAATCTCTATGCTGACTATGTGTTGACCAGGTACCATGGCCAGTCCTAGCACTCTAGGTTCTTCTTTATCAGGTGAATCTGTTGTAGAGAGTAAGCAATGGGGAAGTTAGCTAGACCTGGGGCcctgtctcacaaagagttacgattgatccaatcaatcgtaactctatggaaatccatcagtgacATAAATTTTtccacaggaaatttgcacaatgtcctttgtaaacaaagagaagcacagtgaattcttaaagaaaacaattaatgcatgaatatacatcatagctaaaaaatattttgaacaaacatgcataatacatgttgacattgctggccgtccatagttgcaattgatcggatcaatcgcaactctttgtaagacgggtcctGATAAAGGTGTCAGAACATCTAGAAGAATGGAATTCAAAGTGTGCTATTTAATGGAGAAAATCTATAAAAACAGCAAATTGTGTTAAAAATGAAAGGAACAGATCAATCAAAGTTTGAGAACAATTGGacaaatattgagaaaattatgagcatttgaatattgacatCACTAATGCTTTgaagatcctcacattggcagtGCGTCCAAGATCTGTGACGTACAACTTCCCCGTTAGTTTAGTTTTGAACATATTTCACTTTGTCAATTTTACCAAGTCATATCAATAGATAAAGTATTCTTTTGACGAGAAGACATGTAATACAGGTTTCGCATGTTTCATCATGAATTAAAAGTTtgcaatatcaaacaaaatgagATGTCTGGAGGAACATTTTAACAAATGGGAATAactgttcatctgtgacatcacacaCCTTGGTAGCACTGCCAAGATGAGACTCTCcatattattaataattgaaacattcaaatgctcataactttcttttaagtttttctcaaactttcatagATTTACTTCTTTGATCcttctgtttgaaaaaaaaaggttgatcatgAGCTCACTGGGAATTTGCTTAGAAATAAACCTGTCTACTTTTGAGTTATTCTTACCTGGAGGGTTCACATACTCCTCACACGAGCCCAATATAACGTTTCGATCCTTATCGGTGCAGATGAACGTGCCAACCAGTGTCCTCCCATCTGTCATCTGTATCCTCATCGGTTGATTCAGCCATGATTCCATTCTCTTCCTCATCTCTGCCGCTCTGTCTCCATCGACTTGTTCCTGACCTGGAGCATCTTCTGCTGCTGAATTGAGCTTTTCTTCTCCTCCATTGATGGACATTCTAGTATCCTCCATGACTGCGTTCTTTTCCTAGGGTCAAGAAGaaattaaactttaaaatattagTATTACAGTCAAATTTAGCGGACTATCTGCGTTAACAATTAAAACTTTTACCTTCCTTCCACAGTCCCCATTTTAGCATAGCTGTTTACAATTTAACATTGTTAAAGATTTAGATGAATTCTAAGTCAAGATCTCATCCGGAATTTTATTTCCACAATTCACTGTATTCACATACATGATCTCTGACATAACAACACCACCACATCATGTCATGGCATTCCTTTCTCTCAAtcaatttaaaggggaatccagccttggccataaaatgttgtgttgggaaggagaaaaataaaccaACAGAATAGTGAAAgtctgaaagaaatcggacaagcaataagaaagttatagctgctttaaaattgaaaactctaatactatgtagatttcaaattggcaactgggtaagtaaattatgacaagaggcaaggacaactttcccataggccatgtactttattatcagggatttgtggttttctcataagtacccattcccctggggcagtaatctaaatataatccaggtagtatattgtattatgtccccatgaaagaaaaatataatttgaaataaaacttttggggaaaatgacattttagccataatatgtattggagtacatggaagagtagtccttgccttacatcactatgacatcccatatgcggccaatttgaagtctccatgggtatagtgattaccaatatttacaacttttaaaaattcataactttcttgttgtttgtccaatattgttcaaactttcacctatcaacttgtctgatttttctttttctaataaaaaaaagtttttatttgggttggattcccctttaactatgCTAATTAAAGATTTTgttagacaccgttctcattataggcctactttctAAAACCAGTTTACATGGAATCGGTTCAGGAAAGCAGTTTAGAAGATCGCTTCaatgctagcgttcccattgaTCAGCagaaaatggttttcaaaaccacttcacgtaaagtggccttgttgctatgggaacactctcagtggAGGTGACATGTTTCGTGCAAAATTGGAAACCGCAGCATAGACATTCTACACAAAGTGTGTGGAGTAACAGGCTCAAAactgaagaacggttgtgtcttcacttacgctaaaaccagtttaacacagcaaagcgatcttgaaaacatcacgaggtggttttccaaactggtttggaagatcacttccaAAACTGCTTCTactgttctcattacacgttaactagtttccagtaaactagtttaagggtggtaatgagaacggggtcttAGTAACGAGTGAAAGTTTTTCcatcccattaaaaaaaaggagggtcttcggaactacaaatgtttgagAAAACAGGGGTCcttggaacgtgcatgcagctagcccgggggcacgggcgccgggtgtgCTCGCGCATAGGcaatggtcggacagcgctctgcagGCCACTTTCACCAAAAATGCAGCTCATTGTAGAGGATCAATGCGGCCGGAATGATGTTACAAAAAATATGCGAAGTATAGGAACggatttctttctctttttttcaatattatcaCGAGGGTCTGAGCTCAGACCCttgcgcatgcgatgttttgaaatcggcagcaaattatttatacgtgtgaggaactcgatgttggctctaaatcaccaattttgaggctaaccggaggatggatatggagtgaaattaggatgaaaagtaagaaattaagcttcttattctttttaagCTAGTTTCCGTATATAGGATTTTtacaataatatgcattttttcccACCTTCACGACCTTTGCCACTCGGAGTATCAGAGCGAGTTTTGGACCTGGAGCCTCAAGTTGAGGTTcaggtaggtggagcgtagtgtaggctgtagcggtagtgaagtggagtggagcctgcacgaacatcacttgagcccgggggggccacttccattgacgagtggataccatgcgcgaccaaggggtctcgaaaagcaccctaaacacgtattttccaaattctgaaaatgcaccccttaacaagtattggcgtctgaaaccctacccttaacaagtattggaaacaaaacgatactcttggcaagtattccctgaaatgaacccctaaacaagtacagcgatatttgaTTGTTATGTCACGAGTCcatcggtcgtcggttttacctttacagtttacacaccatttggtttagtatgGCCCcagcttccacacctcgcgcaaatcggactctaattactctaaacacgtagtgttggggcaaaaaggacatcctttataaaacattttaattttgtttatcatccccgcaaatttgaccctaaacacgtactagctttcctagcgaaatagatacccttttttcattatttttgtgtttttgacacccttatcacgttacgtacgtaacgtgccctatcttgaaaaagacatcctttttacgtgtttttttggtcgcgcatggtatccactcgtcaatgtaagtggcccccccgggcactTGAGGTAGGTTTCGTGAGGCACATCcccatacataaaaaaaaattgagatcaAGTGCCCCCACCAAGCTTATTTCCACTCCTGCTCCACATGCATGCTCTTAGTCttagttttttattttattttatattaaccTTATGATCACGCTTCCATGCCTTTGCATAATGCATGTTGTTCTCAATCTACACTAACTTTGTTTAGTATAATACAGGTACAGggggaaagagttccatatgcaccccccaccaaaaataacaagattgttgagacttccggttcgttcatctcagatttttctatcatttttttactgttgcttaccttagttgggactctaactcacctcgttttatctgcagtcaagaccactctaggcgacaccccaatacttacccgtgctaataaactgggactccactcacgcgcatttgggccgccctagcttagaactaagcaatattatctagaaattaATAAACTCTAGTCAtgaaatatgttctattaaataaattgataatgtttaatcggtactcaccggttcttttgttgcattttcagaccatttctcacaaattctttgtaaatatttgcggcaaattttgtcgccatagacagctatgcatccatctttattaataaatggagcgccctttacgatagttgttaatgccgcggagaaatcgttaggcattttggcatgtgttcaaggcgttctttctgttttattttttatattgaagattgtgcatttgttgaatagcgccgtctacgtcaggtatgagatcgagtgtataaatacactcttccaaaataattatgattccgacctggcgctgtttaacttcaatctctttcacctaaattagcgatgaatgctagcattataaaatatatattattaacgtctgacaaaaagaataaccaaccgatcagctgacgagaacgcgaatcacgtgatcttcatatcagcttcgatcgcgagtcagaagagaagagcaactgcccagaaaatcaggaaaaagccgtgaaaatgtaagttccccttcatttctttcatttttttgttgttgctaacgatgcatttacactataaaattataatttaaataagagaaaggaatatagcttgtacttgtgatataatatataaatatcctgttctcagagatttctaaccaaaaatactactgatgtcgcctatgaggtccatacatgtaatgtttggacctcattggtactaggagtggtcaagacctcttcccgctatgctagcgagaagcgctgataccgGAAGGGGTATTTTAATGATTATCAGCCGATAGCTCGACTAGTCTAGACTCACAGACCCTTTGGCTTTACTGACTAACTTAGTTAAATAAActgatgtctatggacaattacacgcactagatcctgctcgaaatttgacggaataaagccatattttggtgtgtatttccactcccccatcatatatgttctaATCTATATTAtggctagatatattattctgaaccttctctatattttcattttcaattttagtggggatGCACAGGGTTTGATGACCCACCGCATCACAGGCAAAACTTTACTTCGCCTCTTTAATTGCGACGCTATCCCGATTCGGGTATGCATTAACTTTGAGTATCTTATTATCCAAGACCAACTACAATATCATGATACGAATACCGGTAGTTGAATCTTATTCTTGGTAAAATCAAGCTTCTTTCATTACTTGCATATGAAAATGAGACCTAGGGCCTAAATAAAACTTAAGTTAGAATTccaagttgttttttttttacttaccaGAGTCTAGATATCAGTAACTACTAACTTTGAGGTCCTTTGCGCTCATTTAGAGTGGTCTAACCAGCAGCTTCGTGATCACCGTACCCGCCTTCACCTTTGGTATACCGTACGCTCTCGACCTCGATACCGCGCGTGAGAGAGTGGCTAGTGCATGCAGTGGTGGTGTGCTAAAACCTTGCCCTTGGAAGTTGGAACACAATTTCATCACGTTTCTCTGGCTTAAGCTTGTCCTAAAAAGTTTGCAATGACGACGGGAGCTTCAAACCCAACCAACCCTATTGTTTTCTTTGACATAACAATAGGAGGGCAGGTAATTTTCTTATCATAATCATGTGCTCTCGGACCGTTAGTTACTCCGTGCCTGTGTGCTGTGGTCCCACGTGCTGATTTTTGTGA encodes the following:
- the LOC135156576 gene encoding N-alpha-acetyltransferase 38, NatC auxiliary subunit-like, with product MEDTRMSINGGEEKLNSAAEDAPGQEQVDGDRAAEMRKRMESWLNQPMRIQMTDGRTLVGTFICTDKDRNVILGSCEEYVNPPDSPDKEEPRVLGLAMVPGQHIVSIEIDEASNSPL